A window of Anas acuta chromosome 8, bAnaAcu1.1, whole genome shotgun sequence contains these coding sequences:
- the TECR gene encoding very-long-chain enoyl-CoA reductase isoform X1 — protein sequence MGGRAGFFEVEILDWKTKEQLCFLDKVEPNATIREIRLMFHKLYPRWYPARQSIKLDPKGKSLRDEEILQHLPVGTTATLYFKDLGPQIGWTTVFLIEYTGPLFIYFLFYFRMPFVYGLDERFTSSPHPVVNLACICHSFHYIKRLIETIFVHRFSHGTMPLRNIVKNCLYYWGFAAWLAYYINHPLYTPPSYGKKQINFAVIMFLLCEAGNFSIHVALSDLRRDGSKTRKIPYPTKNPFTWLFFFVSCPNYTYEVGTWISFTVMTQCVPVGLFTLLCFIQMTIWAKDKHYTYLREFKDYPSLRMPIIPFLL from the exons GTGGAAATCCTTGACTGGAAGACAAAGGAACAGCTGTGCTTCCTGGATaag GTGGAACCAAATGCTACAATTAGGGAGATAAGATTGATGTTCCATAAATTAT ATCCTCGGTGGTATCCAGCAAGACAGTCAATAAAACTTGATCCAA aaGGAAAGTCCCTGAGGGATGAGGAAAtcctgcagcacctccctgttGGCACAACTGCTACCTTATACTTTAAAGATTTAGGGCCACAGATAGGATGGACTACG GTATTTTTGATAGAATATACAGGTCCATTGttcatctattttctgttttatttccgCATGCCTTTTGTGTATGGACTGGATGAGAGGTTTACATCAAGCCCACATCCAGTAGTTAA CTTGGCATGTATCTGCCATTCTTTCCACTACATCAAAAGGTTGATTGAAACAATATTTGTTCATCGGTTCTCCCATGGGACTATGCCACTGAGGAATATTGTGAAG aACTGCTTGTATTACTGGGGATTTGCAGCTTGGCTTGCTTATTACATCAATCATCCTCTTTACACTCCTCCTT cttatgggaaaaaacagattaattttgCTGTGATCATGTTTCTG CTGTGTGAAGCTGGAAATTTTTCCATTCATGTTGCACTTAGTGACCTCCGGAGAGATG GATCCAAAACCCGTAAGATCCCATATCCAACAAAGAATCCTTTCACatggctgtttttctttgtgtcttgCCCTAACTATACCTACGAG GTGGGGACATGGATCAGTTTCACTGTCATGACTCAGTGTGTTCCAG tgGGTCTGTTCACCTTGCTTTGCTTCATTCAGATGACAATCTGGGCAAAAGATAAACACTACACCTACCTACGAGAATTCAAGGATTATCCAAGTCTTAGAATGCCaattattccttttttgttgtaa
- the TECR gene encoding very-long-chain enoyl-CoA reductase isoform X3 yields MFHKLYPRWYPARQSIKLDPKGKSLRDEEILQHLPVGTTATLYFKDLGPQIGWTTVFLIEYTGPLFIYFLFYFRMPFVYGLDERFTSSPHPVVNLACICHSFHYIKRLIETIFVHRFSHGTMPLRNIVKNCLYYWGFAAWLAYYINHPLYTPPSYGKKQINFAVIMFLLCEAGNFSIHVALSDLRRDGSKTRKIPYPTKNPFTWLFFFVSCPNYTYEVGTWISFTVMTQCVPVGLFTLLCFIQMTIWAKDKHYTYLREFKDYPSLRMPIIPFLL; encoded by the exons ATGTTCCATAAATTAT ATCCTCGGTGGTATCCAGCAAGACAGTCAATAAAACTTGATCCAA aaGGAAAGTCCCTGAGGGATGAGGAAAtcctgcagcacctccctgttGGCACAACTGCTACCTTATACTTTAAAGATTTAGGGCCACAGATAGGATGGACTACG GTATTTTTGATAGAATATACAGGTCCATTGttcatctattttctgttttatttccgCATGCCTTTTGTGTATGGACTGGATGAGAGGTTTACATCAAGCCCACATCCAGTAGTTAA CTTGGCATGTATCTGCCATTCTTTCCACTACATCAAAAGGTTGATTGAAACAATATTTGTTCATCGGTTCTCCCATGGGACTATGCCACTGAGGAATATTGTGAAG aACTGCTTGTATTACTGGGGATTTGCAGCTTGGCTTGCTTATTACATCAATCATCCTCTTTACACTCCTCCTT cttatgggaaaaaacagattaattttgCTGTGATCATGTTTCTG CTGTGTGAAGCTGGAAATTTTTCCATTCATGTTGCACTTAGTGACCTCCGGAGAGATG GATCCAAAACCCGTAAGATCCCATATCCAACAAAGAATCCTTTCACatggctgtttttctttgtgtcttgCCCTAACTATACCTACGAG GTGGGGACATGGATCAGTTTCACTGTCATGACTCAGTGTGTTCCAG tgGGTCTGTTCACCTTGCTTTGCTTCATTCAGATGACAATCTGGGCAAAAGATAAACACTACACCTACCTACGAGAATTCAAGGATTATCCAAGTCTTAGAATGCCaattattccttttttgttgtaa
- the TECR gene encoding very-long-chain enoyl-CoA reductase isoform X2, translating to MGGRAGFFEVEILDWKTKEQLCFLDKVEPNATIREIRLMFHKLYPRWYPARQSIKLDPRKSLRDEEILQHLPVGTTATLYFKDLGPQIGWTTVFLIEYTGPLFIYFLFYFRMPFVYGLDERFTSSPHPVVNLACICHSFHYIKRLIETIFVHRFSHGTMPLRNIVKNCLYYWGFAAWLAYYINHPLYTPPSYGKKQINFAVIMFLLCEAGNFSIHVALSDLRRDGSKTRKIPYPTKNPFTWLFFFVSCPNYTYEVGTWISFTVMTQCVPVGLFTLLCFIQMTIWAKDKHYTYLREFKDYPSLRMPIIPFLL from the exons GTGGAAATCCTTGACTGGAAGACAAAGGAACAGCTGTGCTTCCTGGATaag GTGGAACCAAATGCTACAATTAGGGAGATAAGATTGATGTTCCATAAATTAT ATCCTCGGTGGTATCCAGCAAGACAGTCAATAAAACTTGATCCAA GAAAGTCCCTGAGGGATGAGGAAAtcctgcagcacctccctgttGGCACAACTGCTACCTTATACTTTAAAGATTTAGGGCCACAGATAGGATGGACTACG GTATTTTTGATAGAATATACAGGTCCATTGttcatctattttctgttttatttccgCATGCCTTTTGTGTATGGACTGGATGAGAGGTTTACATCAAGCCCACATCCAGTAGTTAA CTTGGCATGTATCTGCCATTCTTTCCACTACATCAAAAGGTTGATTGAAACAATATTTGTTCATCGGTTCTCCCATGGGACTATGCCACTGAGGAATATTGTGAAG aACTGCTTGTATTACTGGGGATTTGCAGCTTGGCTTGCTTATTACATCAATCATCCTCTTTACACTCCTCCTT cttatgggaaaaaacagattaattttgCTGTGATCATGTTTCTG CTGTGTGAAGCTGGAAATTTTTCCATTCATGTTGCACTTAGTGACCTCCGGAGAGATG GATCCAAAACCCGTAAGATCCCATATCCAACAAAGAATCCTTTCACatggctgtttttctttgtgtcttgCCCTAACTATACCTACGAG GTGGGGACATGGATCAGTTTCACTGTCATGACTCAGTGTGTTCCAG tgGGTCTGTTCACCTTGCTTTGCTTCATTCAGATGACAATCTGGGCAAAAGATAAACACTACACCTACCTACGAGAATTCAAGGATTATCCAAGTCTTAGAATGCCaattattccttttttgttgtaa
- the TECR gene encoding very-long-chain enoyl-CoA reductase isoform X4 has translation MGGRAGFFEVEILDWKTKEQLCFLDKVEPNATIREIRLMFHKLYPRWYPARQSIKLDPKGKSLRDEEILQHLPVGTTATLYFKDLGPQIGWTTVFLIEYTGPLFIYFLFYFRMPFVYGLDERFTSSPHPVVNLACICHSFHYIKRLIETIFVHRFSHGTMPLRNIVKNCLYYWGFAAWLAYYINHPLYTPPSYGKKQINFAVIMFLLCEAGNFSIHVALSDLRRDGSKTRKIPYPTKNPFTWLFFFVSCPNYTYEWVCSPCFASFR, from the exons GTGGAAATCCTTGACTGGAAGACAAAGGAACAGCTGTGCTTCCTGGATaag GTGGAACCAAATGCTACAATTAGGGAGATAAGATTGATGTTCCATAAATTAT ATCCTCGGTGGTATCCAGCAAGACAGTCAATAAAACTTGATCCAA aaGGAAAGTCCCTGAGGGATGAGGAAAtcctgcagcacctccctgttGGCACAACTGCTACCTTATACTTTAAAGATTTAGGGCCACAGATAGGATGGACTACG GTATTTTTGATAGAATATACAGGTCCATTGttcatctattttctgttttatttccgCATGCCTTTTGTGTATGGACTGGATGAGAGGTTTACATCAAGCCCACATCCAGTAGTTAA CTTGGCATGTATCTGCCATTCTTTCCACTACATCAAAAGGTTGATTGAAACAATATTTGTTCATCGGTTCTCCCATGGGACTATGCCACTGAGGAATATTGTGAAG aACTGCTTGTATTACTGGGGATTTGCAGCTTGGCTTGCTTATTACATCAATCATCCTCTTTACACTCCTCCTT cttatgggaaaaaacagattaattttgCTGTGATCATGTTTCTG CTGTGTGAAGCTGGAAATTTTTCCATTCATGTTGCACTTAGTGACCTCCGGAGAGATG GATCCAAAACCCGTAAGATCCCATATCCAACAAAGAATCCTTTCACatggctgtttttctttgtgtcttgCCCTAACTATACCTACGAG tgGGTCTGTTCACCTTGCTTTGCTTCATTCAGATGA